Part of the Oncorhynchus kisutch isolate 150728-3 linkage group LG2, Okis_V2, whole genome shotgun sequence genome, CCAATACGTTGTAGATCAGTTGTACAATCTGTGTATACAGAGCCCATGTGTTGAATTTTAGTTTGTGTGATAGAGTTGATTAATGGTGTCTCCTAAATAAGCTAAAGATTTATGTGATCATTTCAATTGAATGTCGGAATTGAATTAATGAAATTCCTTGAAGAAAGGACCATTTCTTTTGGAGTCAGGTTTGATGTTAATTATTCATTCTTTATGCAAACTAACAAGTAACCAGTCTGACCTAGATATCAACCTTAATTAAATATTAATGCTGCTAATTTACCCCTTACAATATTAATTATTGTGATACATTCTGCCAGCATGTGCTTAAACCCCCACATATAAACAGTTTCAGATCAGTCTTGTTGTCGACAGGAGCAATTCAGATCAGCTCATATCACCGACAGACAGCTTTTCCCTGTCTGTCGGTGATATGAGCTGATCTGAAATGCTCCTTTCGACAACAAGactggtaggtaggtaggtaggtagataggtaggtaggtaggtagatcgGTCGGTCGGTTGGTCCTGTCTGCCATTCATATTTACTTAATAATGTCATTCTAAGGAGGGAGTCAAACTTTAGGAAATTATAATAACACCCCCTCATCACTCACAACTCAACCTCCATTCTTCAGACAGGAAACTGAGACCAAAACTTTCAAAACTTTCTCATCCACGTGTAGAATATTTACACTGACCCCATGGTTACTGTGAGTGAGTCTCAGTGGTGGGGAAAGGTAATGTAAAAACATAATGACTGACTCACTATACATCAAGGACTTAATCAGCAATATTCCTTCAAGACAATAGCAGCAGTCCTCAAAACGACAACAAaagggagagaaaagaaaggttGACACATACAAAACCTTGGCTAGCATTGGAGCTGAAAGCAGAAGGTGgaaaaaacatgtatttgaaCCTAGACTTATCCGTTAGACTGACAGACACAAACCTCAGTGGGTAGGCCTACATAGGGATGAGAATGCGAGAGAAAAACCTCTGAGGCGTTGGTTTGAGACCTTCCTAAAGCAACAGACTTTTTATGAGTTGAGTGATGTGAATTGTACAACTAGATTAACTTGTTTGCTGTCTGACGCTGGCCTGCCATCTCCACATCTTTGTCTTGCAGCCTGCCTGGGATGTTACCTAATTGTTGTGTACAGCCTTATCTGTCAGCAGCATAGGGCCCTGCTTCAACAGTTAACCCCTCACTGGCTGATTTGAGATAAACCAACCCAAGAACTCGGCCCATAAGGTGATGGTTACTTCCATAATTCTGGAATTAGTACTGGAATCAGATTTTAGGATGTTCTCCTGTAATCCTTTTCACAATTGTGTGGAGTCTGGGGTCCACACCCAGGCGTGGCTTTGAAAACCCAGAATGTAACACCTGTTACAGAGACAATACGTTTACTGTGTGTTTCTAAGCCAATTGGTTTACCACATTTTAAGCATTAGCCAGGGTGCAGTGGTCCCAAGAAATATCAACAATATCATTCCAATATTTTTCTATTTCATATACAAACAAATAATCTGTATCCACAGAAGAAGATGCAATAATTTGGGATAGACATCCCTTTTCTCCAAGGAGAAAAATCTAACAAAAGGGTTCTTTGTTGCAGAAGTTTCAACAATTGTCTGTAGCGACCATGTAAATGTAACACAGAAAAACATCTTGTTCATTCAGATCCAATTAGAGCCAATAGAGAGCCATGTCAATCAGCGGTCACTGAGGCATGACCCAAGATCCCAAACATGTAAAGAGGCTCAAATGATACCTCCAACATGGAACCAGATTCCAGACAGACTCAATGCTTCCAGGCtgttgtctggtctctctccactCGTGACGGTCACACGCACAGTTGTTTGATGCTGAGGCAGCCCCCCTGCCACGATGTCTAGCCTGGATAGCCTGATTAGTAAAGCCCCTTGTTCTGGACCCATATCTCAAACACACAATCACATCCACCCTGGTTAGGTCACACAACACACTATACTGGGGTTTCTAAGTATCTGAGTTCAGTAGACATTGTGACTATTCCCTGACCTTTGTGGTAATGCAATGCATATGGTGCTTGTCTTTGGAGTGAATGGTTTGATTTGGTTAGATTAAACTGGCTGGGAAATATGGGACTTTAAAGTGATTTATAAACCTACATTGCACACATTTTCTCAGCCTTCTCTAAATGTTTAGTCTTGAATCTTTCTTTTGCTTACATTATTAGTTAGACGCTAATATTCCCCTTGCTGTTTCATGGTGGTACATTGTGTTCACAGAGCCTGTTTACATTAACATCTGTTTGAACTCATTTTACAACACATGCAAACTCTATGAACATTCACCCCTGAGCTTTCCAGACAACAAACACTTTGTGAAATCACTAAGTACTGTATCTGGGAGACAATAAGAGTTAAATAAAACATAGCGATTTTGTTATAAACGCCCAGTTCCTTAAAAAAACGAATCTTTAACTTACTATAGAACAACAGGAAATCTAGTCTATGGTGTTAACCCACGTGACAAGTACATTATGTCCAGGTCACAGCACCGCAACCCTTGACCTTGTCGGTCTTATAAGAACACCGGGTGTTGGCCAACAGAGTTTGTAGCCTGCTGTGATAAACACCACAGAGACCACTGGTTGGAGCAGTGCACTCTTATTCAATCTCAACCACTCTTGCATGCCTTGGCACTATTAGTACACTGGTCCTATTTAAGCCCTCTCTAAGGACATTGTAAACTGCACTAAATATGTGCTTCCTAGTTActgagttgatgttgagataatCTTATCATATGATCTCGCTTGCCAGCTCATCATAGAGAATAGCAGATCTGTAACAGATTTACAACTTCTTTTTTTACCACCATGTATCTAAAAGTGCTGCTGAGGAAAGTGAGTGGGAAATATTTAAATGATTAGACATGTTTCTGTTATGGGTCTTTATCTGATAGGTAACATACTTTTCACCAAGACACGGTCTCTACAGGACAAACTGAATAAATAGGCACTATATCACTGCATGGAAAGATACAGCAGTAGGGCTAAGTGGAGCAGGAATGAATGGTCTCCTCCATGTATCTACATGCTCAGTGTAAAGAGAAGCTGGTGAACTCTAAACCCTGTGTGACCTCATCATTGTCGAGGAAGTGTGAGAATTCGGTTGAACTAGGTCATGTTCACTCATCTTAGGCCTACTTACTTGGTCACGCCCATGTTGAGTGTTTGTAAATATCCCTAAAAAGATGATCAAGTGCATTTTGTGGAACAGCCTGTTTGGTAGGTTTGGTTTTCTGGCACAACATTTGTACTCCAAGAATGAGGATAGAGAATCTATCAGCATAATTTCCAGAAGGTACAACTACAATTCATTTGAGTTACTGTGACAGGGGACCCATCTGCTGTGCTTTACCTGGCACAGTAGAGGATAATACAATACATGTTAAACAGTACCCCAGAGACATTCACTTCTACCACTTGTGACTCCCTATACAATAGCCTGAACTGAGACTTGCTCATTTTAGCTTATCAAGTTCAAACACGTGCCTGCTACAGTCAAGGAGAGATGTGGGTCATTAGGTCGAATAATTTCAAAAtgtaaacgtttttttttttttacatgtttattTCATATCTCCCCTCACAACAGCCATTTATCCATTTAAATGAAGGTCACTTCAACAATCCCTGCTTCCCTTCTCCCAGAAAGAACTGACAAGGTGATGTGTTTTATTGCATTTAATGTGTGGACCTCAGGACAAAAGCTGCCACAAGAATCACAGACCCTTTTAAAAACAGTTAATCTTGTAAAGTGACAGAGACAAGTGCTGCCCCTCTCTTCTAGACAAGTGCATTGATTATGGTCACAAGTACAATATTCAAGGACTCAAGGATTAACTGGATCTCAGGACATGTGAACAAGACATGAGGTCTCTATTCTGAAGGCAACGCGGAACAAATAAGAGCTCTTGAGATTAACCTCACGACATCAGAAAAGCTCAATTCTTACCTTTTGATAAAAATGGGGGTTTATCAACCCAAGTCAATGGCAGCAGCAGGTCCCCATGATTTTCTTATCTAGCTGCAGGATTGATTCTATGAAAATCTCATCTGGGCAGAGTCAATCCACCCTTAATGGGGAAATCCACTCAAACTATATTTCGTCCATTGTTAATACAgtcacaatatattttatatgtcaGCAGTCAAGTCCAAGATATTGGACTTTGAAGAAGCAGTGTCACTTACCCCATCATGAAAAGAAAAAAATACCCAAAGACAATGTGAGTGGATTTTTCATCCACCTTCTATTTCACATTCAATTGAACTTTTATTTATACAGCTAAATCTCATTGAGATAAAATCTATTTTGCAAGAGAGACCGTTTTCAATCAGGCCAACCACAATACAGTGAAGGAACAGATAGAGATgctgaaaataaatatattacCATGGCAAAACTGTCAGGGATCATGGTTGTGGGTATTTCACAATATCGGTGTACCATACTATTTTGAAGGTTTCTATACAAATGTGAAGTACAAAGAAAAAGCAAATAGTAGTTAAGGGCTGTGTAAAGAGCCTTGACATGTCAAAGTTTAATAGCAACCACATACCAGACACTCTCCCATCATTCAGGTTTAGTTCCCTTGCAGCTTCTTCATGATAAGGCTATGGGGAGGTGCGCTGGTGAAAACTGTCCCCACGAAAACATGCGTCCCCCACAATGCATGGCGGATGACTTTGCAGCAGCCCAAGTCCTCGATGCTGAAGCCCAGGTTACGGTACCTCTCGTCGGTCTCAAACAGTGTGTTGTTGGTGTACGACCCAAAGAACTGGAGGAAACAAACACATGGGAAAAGATCAGAATACTGCTTGTTTTGATAAGATTTAAGTTGAACAAATATAAATCCATTTAAAATCGTCAAGAAGACCACACAACTGCCATCCCTGTCTCACAACTGTATGTACTGTTCATAAAATATTACAGAAATAACTATTCCTGTAGCATAGTACTAATCTTTAAGCAGCCATTAGTCACTTCTTACTGCCAGGCCTGAGGATGGGTCTATGAAGTCAGCCCAGAAGCCTTCTGTCCTCAGGGCATAACAGATTTCCTTGGCACCGGCAACAAACTGCAACAGAACAACGCAACAACAAATTTACCTTCGACAATTGATTAGATTTTTATTTTCCATTCAAGCATTCCAATTGTGTACTGATACAAACATGTGTAATAGTGACCAACATTCTGATTGTGTTGTTAACTGCAAACGTGTGGAGGTTCCTGCTTGCTATAAGTATATTTTTTCAGATACAAAAAGACACCATCTGTTCAAACACATTGTTATTGGTAATCATGTCACCATCAAAGATGGCAACCCGCAACAAATGCTGTTGTAGAGATCTAGCCTATTgctgggatgggagaggagggtgcGTGTCAGGGTGTAGTAAATGAGTGCAGTCAAGGGGGTCAGCGGTACAATTAGAGCGATTCTCAACCAAGGGCATGTTAACCAGACGGTGAATAACGCACAATGTCACAAACAAGCCCTGCTCTAACACGCaatgccctcacacacacacactcaagactACTAACAGAAGTCTTCTATTGTAATGCTGGGATTGGGAATACGTAATGCACAACCCCATTATCATAAACAAAATAGGTACTTGCTAATACTTAGTCTTTCAGACTCAATGCCTCTATGTACAGTTGAATCCTTTCAATTCCTTAAATGTAGTTCTCAGAGGAAAACAGACTGGGTTAAAATATACATGTGCCATACACCAGCAACTCATAACTCCTTACAACTTCagacagttaaaaaaaaaaaaaaaaaaaaaagggtccGAATTTTCTTCAGTGGTTCTGACAGACAGTTCATGTTGTTCATATGCTATGGGTAAAACTACCCACGGTGTTGTGACACCAACTCACTTTGTCGAGCATCAACTCCCTCTCTTTGTCCACCTCCTCACACCACGCTGTCATGTCGTTCTGAGTTTTCTGGGTCACCGTGACAACCGTCATGCCATTGTTAGGGGCCTCAGGGAACATTGACTCAAAATCTGCAAACACATGGGGAGAACATGCATGGTCAAAAACTATACATGACCATCACACCAAGAGTTATTATGCTCACACATGATGTACATTCCTTTAGTGTTTGAGCCCCCTCTACTGGATACATGTAGAATCTCAACATCAATCTCACAAACACATGAAAAGGTAAACGCTTTCACCTCTTTTTCCCTATCCATTCCCCATTTAAGATGTAGACATAGTAAACACATAGACAAAGTATATCAACAAGTTTGAAAGTATAACAATGTGCCAGATATTGTGTGGAGCATGGTCAGTGTCTGcttttacagtgcatttggaaagtattcagaccccttgactttttccacatcttaCACAGCTGTATTTTCAGAGTTTCtcaaattcttctctgcagatcctctcaagctctgtcaggttggatggataGAGTCTCCGCACaagtattttcaggtctctccagagattttcgatcgggttcaagttcgggctctggctgggccactcaaggacattcggagacttgtcccgaagccactcctgcattgtcttggctgtgtgcttagggttggtgtcctgttggaaggtgtaccttcgccccagtctgaattCCTGAGCATGTTGTCAATgtaatttgctccgttcatctttccctcgatcctgactagtctcccagtccctgccgctgaaaaacatccccacagtatgatgctgccaccaccatgccaggtttcttccagacatggcgtttggcaatcaggccaaagagttcaatcgtgGCTTCCTtagaccagacaatcttgttttcatggtcagagtcctttaggtgccttttggcaaactccaagcgggctggaATGTGCCTTTAATTgaggtctggccactctaccatataggcctgattggtggagtgctgcagagatggttgtccttctggaaactGTCAAaatgatcatcgggttcttggtcaactccctgactaaggcccttctctcccgattgctcagtttggccgggaggccagctctaggaagagtcttggtggttccaaatttcttcaatTTAAggatgacggaggccactgttcttggggaccttcaacgctgctgacatttttttggtacccttccacatatctcggagctctacggacaatttctttgaTCTCATGGctcgtttttgctctgacatgctctgtcaactgtgggatcttatatagtcaggtgtgtgcctttccaaaacattttcaatcaattgaatttaccacaggtggactccaatcaagttgaagaaacatctcaagaatgatcaatggaaacaggatgcacctgagcacaatttcaagtctcacagcaaagggtctgaatacttatgtaaataaggtatttctgtttttattcattttcaataatttctaaaaactgtttttgctttgtcattatggggtattgtgtgtagattgaggaggaaaaacatgcatttaatcaattttagaatgaggatAACATGTggggaatgggtctgaatactttctgaatgcactgtatgttgtgCATTTTTACAGAAAGTAAGACTGCTCACATAGGGCTATATCTGTttggtgaaaggaaaacaatcATATATACCTTTCTTCAGCAGCTCAGGGCAAGACTGTATTGCACACTCTACATTGGAGTTATCAAAGTACTGTTCTGCTCTGTTGAATATTTGTTCCGGGGGATCAGCCTCTTTCCCCTAAGACAAACAATCATGGAATG contains:
- the mmadhcb gene encoding metabolism of cobalamin associated Db; translation: MASVLCSRARLVTYLPGLHVLVRRIAGTNQRTFSGAGSSGSDEPRVAITPPDLGPRTVWPDDSMGPFGPQDQRFQLPGNSGFDCHLEGTAEQKINGPVHRTVPDVLTAPSSGERHEFILAQFVGEFQGKEADPPEQIFNRAEQYFDNSNVECAIQSCPELLKKDFESMFPEAPNNGMTVVTVTQKTQNDMTAWCEEVDKERELMLDKFVAGAKEICYALRTEGFWADFIDPSSGLAFFGSYTNNTLFETDERYRNLGFSIEDLGCCKVIRHALWGTHVFVGTVFTSAPPHSLIMKKLQGN